From a single Endozoicomonas euniceicola genomic region:
- a CDS encoding PrkA family serine protein kinase codes for MDIFDSYQQRFQSHQQEELTIQEYLQLCRDEPSTYANAAERMLQAIGEPEMIDTSRDPRQSRIFSNKLIKCYPAFKEFYGMEEAIEQIVSFFKHAAQGLEEKKQILYLLGPVGGGKSSLAEKLKALMEKVPFYAIKGSPVFESPLNLFNADEDGDILTSEYGIPGRYLGGIMSPWAVKRLNEFGGDITKFKVVKLYPSILNQVAIAKTEPGDENNQDISSLVGKVDIRQLEEYSQDDPDAYSFSGALCNANQGIMEFVEMFKAPIKVLHPLLTATQEGNYNSTEGMGAIPYNGIILAHSNESEWQSFRNNKTNEAFIDRVNIVKVPYCTRVKEEIQIYEKLLENSSLKESPCAPDTLKMLAQFSVLSRVKEPENSNVYSKMRVYDGESLKDTDPNAKPLQEYKDAAGVDEGMEGLSTRFAFKILSKVFNFDPGEVAANPVHMLYVLEQQIEQQQFPKEIHERYLRYVKEFLAPKYIEFLGKEIQTAYLESYSEYGQNIFDRYITYADFWIQDQEYRDPETGDILDRATINEELEKIEKAASIANPKDFRNEVVNFVLRARANNNGKNPAWSSYEKMRSVIEKKMFSNTEDLLPVISFNAKSSNDDQRKHNEFVKRMVNRGYTEKQVRLLAEWYIRVRKSQ; via the coding sequence ATGGATATCTTTGACAGCTATCAACAGAGGTTTCAATCCCATCAACAGGAAGAGCTGACGATTCAGGAATACTTGCAGTTATGCAGGGATGAGCCTTCCACTTACGCTAATGCTGCTGAACGCATGTTGCAGGCCATTGGCGAACCGGAAATGATCGACACTTCCAGAGACCCACGGCAAAGCCGAATTTTTTCCAATAAACTGATCAAGTGTTATCCCGCCTTCAAAGAGTTCTATGGCATGGAAGAAGCTATTGAACAAATTGTGTCGTTTTTTAAACACGCCGCTCAGGGGCTGGAAGAGAAAAAGCAAATACTTTATCTGCTGGGACCGGTGGGTGGTGGTAAATCCTCTCTGGCTGAGAAGCTTAAAGCGCTGATGGAAAAAGTTCCTTTCTACGCCATTAAGGGGTCTCCGGTATTTGAATCCCCTCTGAACCTGTTTAATGCCGATGAAGACGGTGACATCCTGACCAGTGAATACGGTATTCCCGGTCGTTATCTTGGCGGCATCATGTCCCCCTGGGCGGTTAAACGGCTGAATGAGTTTGGCGGCGACATCACCAAGTTTAAAGTGGTTAAACTCTACCCCAGTATCCTGAACCAGGTAGCCATTGCCAAAACTGAGCCGGGGGATGAAAACAATCAGGATATTTCCAGCCTTGTGGGTAAGGTCGATATTCGCCAGCTGGAAGAATACTCTCAGGACGATCCCGACGCTTACAGCTTCTCTGGCGCGTTGTGTAATGCCAACCAGGGCATCATGGAGTTTGTGGAAATGTTCAAGGCACCTATCAAGGTGCTGCACCCGTTGTTGACGGCGACGCAGGAAGGTAATTACAACAGTACCGAAGGCATGGGAGCGATTCCTTACAACGGTATTATTCTTGCTCACTCCAATGAGTCGGAATGGCAGAGTTTCCGTAACAATAAAACCAATGAAGCGTTCATTGACCGGGTGAATATCGTCAAGGTGCCCTATTGCACCAGAGTGAAAGAAGAAATACAGATATACGAAAAACTGCTGGAAAACAGTTCTTTGAAAGAGTCGCCCTGTGCGCCGGATACTCTGAAAATGCTGGCTCAGTTCTCGGTGCTGTCGCGGGTGAAAGAGCCGGAGAACTCCAACGTTTATTCCAAGATGCGAGTGTACGACGGTGAAAGCCTGAAGGACACCGACCCGAACGCCAAACCATTACAGGAATACAAAGACGCCGCTGGCGTTGATGAAGGCATGGAAGGGTTGTCAACGCGCTTTGCGTTCAAGATTCTTTCCAAAGTCTTCAACTTTGATCCCGGTGAAGTCGCTGCCAACCCGGTACACATGCTTTATGTTCTGGAGCAGCAGATTGAACAGCAGCAGTTCCCGAAAGAAATCCATGAGCGTTATTTGCGCTATGTGAAAGAGTTCCTGGCACCGAAATACATTGAGTTTCTGGGCAAGGAAATTCAGACCGCTTACCTGGAATCCTATTCTGAGTACGGTCAGAACATCTTTGACCGTTACATTACCTACGCTGACTTCTGGATTCAGGACCAGGAATACAGAGACCCGGAAACCGGTGACATTCTTGATCGCGCTACCATCAATGAAGAGCTGGAAAAAATCGAGAAAGCCGCCAGTATTGCCAACCCTAAAGACTTCCGTAACGAAGTCGTTAATTTCGTATTAAGGGCTCGGGCAAACAACAACGGCAAAAATCCTGCATGGTCGAGCTATGAAAAAATGCGTTCAGTGATTGAGAAGAAAATGTTCTCTAACACTGAAGACCTCCTTCCGGTTATTTCTTTCAACGCCAAAAGCAGCAATGACGACCAGCGTAAACACAACGAGTTTGTAAAACGTATGGTCAACAGAGGTTACACCGAGAAACAGGTAAGACTGCTGGCTGAATGGTACATACGCGTAAGAAAGTCTCAGTAG
- a CDS encoding YeaH/YhbH family protein yields the protein MSIIIDRRLNGKNKSTVNRQRFLDRYRKHIKKAVSEAVNKRSITDVESGSEVTIPTKDLSEPHFQHGQGGRYKQVHPGNKDFVQGDRIKRPNGGAGRGSGAGKAGNSGDGMDEFTFQINHEEFLSHMFDDLELPNLVRKQLHDATEYETKNAGFTNEGSPDRLNIVRSLRSAHARRIALGGSSRKEIRALKKELREMEVSPDATDLERANELREEIKRLNGKLKKLPFIDDFDLKYNNRIRVPRPSNKAVMFCVMDVSGSMTQEIKDMAKRFFILLYLFLQRNYKQIEVVFIRHHTAAKEVDEDDFFYSRETGGTIVSSALEMSRDIIDKRYSPTDWNIYIAQASDGDNWEGDSSVCSKILTESIMQKVQYFSYVEITDRAHQNLWREYESVAEQFPDHFAMQQIKTPEDIFPVFRRLFEKKENA from the coding sequence ATGAGTATAATCATTGATCGTCGTCTGAACGGAAAGAATAAAAGTACGGTAAATCGTCAGCGCTTTCTTGACCGCTATCGCAAGCATATCAAGAAAGCCGTTTCTGAAGCGGTCAATAAACGCTCCATTACGGATGTTGAGTCTGGCAGTGAAGTGACTATTCCTACCAAGGATTTATCCGAACCCCACTTTCAGCATGGTCAGGGTGGTCGTTATAAACAGGTGCATCCGGGCAATAAGGATTTTGTTCAGGGTGATCGTATCAAACGTCCTAACGGTGGGGCAGGGCGCGGCAGTGGTGCTGGCAAGGCCGGTAATTCCGGCGATGGAATGGATGAATTTACTTTCCAGATTAACCACGAAGAATTTCTCTCCCACATGTTTGACGATCTGGAACTGCCCAACCTGGTTCGCAAACAGCTCCATGACGCCACCGAGTATGAAACCAAAAATGCTGGCTTTACCAATGAAGGTTCACCGGATCGCTTAAACATTGTTCGCTCACTGCGTTCAGCCCATGCCCGAAGGATTGCTTTGGGTGGTTCCAGCCGCAAAGAAATTCGAGCCCTCAAAAAAGAACTCAGGGAAATGGAAGTCAGCCCTGACGCGACGGACCTGGAACGGGCAAATGAGTTGCGGGAAGAGATCAAGCGGCTGAACGGTAAGCTGAAAAAGCTGCCGTTTATTGATGATTTCGATCTCAAGTACAACAATCGTATCCGGGTACCACGCCCCAGCAATAAAGCGGTGATGTTCTGTGTTATGGATGTATCAGGTTCCATGACGCAGGAAATCAAGGACATGGCTAAACGCTTTTTTATCTTGTTGTATCTGTTCCTGCAACGTAATTACAAACAGATCGAAGTGGTCTTTATTCGTCACCATACCGCAGCCAAAGAAGTCGACGAAGATGACTTTTTCTATTCAAGAGAAACCGGTGGCACCATTGTATCCAGTGCCCTGGAAATGAGCCGGGACATTATCGACAAACGTTACAGTCCGACTGACTGGAACATCTACATTGCCCAGGCTTCCGATGGTGATAACTGGGAAGGCGACTCCAGCGTCTGCTCAAAAATTCTTACCGAATCTATTATGCAAAAGGTGCAGTATTTCTCTTACGTAGAGATTACGGATCGCGCCCACCAGAACCTGTGGCGAGAATACGAATCGGTGGCCGAGCAGTTCCCGGACCACTTTGCCATGCAGCAGATCAAAACGCCTGAAGATATTTTCCCGGTCTTCCGGAGACTGTTTGAGAAGAAGGAAAACGCATGA
- a CDS encoding SpoVR family protein, protein MSDDEQYISTGPDWTFELIEEYDRELARIADKFRLDTYPNQIEIISSEQMMDAYSSTGMPLMYNHWSFGKQFLHTQQNYQRGRMGLAYEIVINSDPCIAYLMEENTVTMQALVLAHACYGHNSFFKGNYLFRTWTDAESIIDYLMFAKSYIAQCEEKYGVEKVEEILDACHALMSQGVNRYKRPRPLSAEQEKARQQERAEYIQRTLNDIWSTIPKSEEKAEKKKVRFPKDPEENVLYFLEKHAPLLETWQRELVRIVRKIAQYYYPQRQTQVMNEGWATFWHYNLMNELHNEGKVTDGFIMEFLHSHSNVIYQPPFDSQFYSGINPYTLGFNMFQDIRRICENPTDEDREWFPDIAGSDWLETVHFAMKNFKDESFILQFLSPKVMRDLRLFSVLDDESKSYLEVDAIHNGTGYKEVREALAAQYNLGNREPNIQVYDVDTRGDRTLTLRHYEHQGRPLDKTTPELLKHIHRLWQFDVTIETCQSDKVTQSYHCPEKGTSSKDK, encoded by the coding sequence ATGAGCGATGATGAACAGTACATTTCCACCGGTCCCGACTGGACCTTTGAGCTGATTGAAGAATACGACCGGGAACTGGCTCGGATCGCCGATAAGTTCCGGTTGGATACCTACCCCAACCAGATTGAAATCATCAGTTCTGAACAGATGATGGATGCCTATTCCTCCACGGGCATGCCATTGATGTACAACCACTGGAGTTTTGGCAAACAGTTTCTCCATACCCAGCAAAATTATCAGCGCGGACGCATGGGGCTGGCTTACGAGATTGTGATCAATTCTGACCCCTGCATCGCTTACCTGATGGAGGAAAACACCGTGACCATGCAGGCGCTGGTGCTGGCTCATGCCTGTTACGGACACAACTCCTTTTTTAAAGGTAATTACCTGTTCCGGACCTGGACCGACGCTGAATCCATTATCGATTATCTGATGTTTGCCAAGTCTTACATTGCTCAGTGTGAAGAGAAGTATGGCGTGGAAAAGGTTGAAGAAATTCTGGATGCCTGTCATGCCCTGATGAGTCAGGGGGTCAATCGTTATAAGCGGCCTCGCCCGTTGTCTGCGGAACAGGAAAAGGCCCGCCAGCAAGAACGTGCTGAATACATTCAGCGGACCCTGAACGATATCTGGAGTACGATCCCCAAATCAGAGGAGAAGGCCGAAAAGAAAAAAGTCCGCTTTCCCAAAGACCCGGAAGAAAACGTACTGTATTTTCTGGAAAAGCATGCGCCACTGCTGGAAACCTGGCAGCGTGAGCTGGTGCGCATTGTCCGGAAAATTGCCCAATATTATTACCCGCAACGACAGACTCAGGTAATGAACGAAGGCTGGGCCACTTTCTGGCATTACAACCTGATGAATGAACTGCATAACGAAGGCAAAGTGACTGACGGCTTTATTATGGAGTTTCTCCACTCACATTCTAACGTTATTTATCAGCCTCCGTTTGACAGTCAGTTTTACAGTGGTATCAACCCTTATACACTTGGCTTCAATATGTTTCAGGATATTCGCCGAATCTGTGAAAATCCGACTGATGAAGACCGGGAGTGGTTTCCGGATATTGCCGGTAGCGACTGGCTCGAAACCGTGCATTTCGCCATGAAAAACTTCAAGGATGAAAGCTTTATTCTGCAATTCCTCTCCCCGAAGGTCATGCGGGATTTAAGGTTGTTTTCAGTGCTGGACGACGAAAGTAAGTCCTATCTTGAAGTGGATGCTATTCATAATGGCACCGGCTATAAAGAAGTCAGGGAAGCGCTGGCAGCCCAATACAATCTGGGCAATCGGGAACCTAATATTCAGGTTTACGACGTTGATACCAGGGGAGACCGGACGCTAACACTGAGGCACTATGAACACCAGGGTCGACCTCTGGATAAAACCACGCCTGAGCTGTTAAAGCACATTCACCGGCTGTGGCAATTCGATGTCACCATCGAAACCTGTCAGAGTGATAAAGTGACCCAGTCTTATCACTGTCCGGAAAAAGGCACGTCATCAAAAGATAAGTAA
- a CDS encoding H-NS family histone-like protein, with the protein MNVFEEIQHRLSSKTRIRSLFKDVHAEDLERIISRMNDVLSEKLEARDKEEEQRQAKMESIEAIKQIMNDRGVSLDDLGALELELPKKRRNIQKFTFEYQTEAGDTIQWQGATTGRLPRDFQAYLDRTGKKRLDCVAE; encoded by the coding sequence ATGAACGTTTTTGAAGAAATTCAACACCGCCTGAGCAGTAAAACCCGTATTCGTTCCCTGTTCAAAGATGTTCATGCTGAAGATCTGGAGCGCATCATTTCTCGCATGAACGACGTTCTTTCTGAAAAGCTGGAAGCTCGTGATAAAGAAGAAGAACAGCGCCAGGCTAAAATGGAAAGCATTGAAGCGATCAAGCAGATTATGAATGATCGTGGCGTATCCCTGGATGATCTGGGTGCTCTGGAGCTGGAACTGCCTAAAAAGCGTCGTAATATTCAGAAGTTCACTTTTGAATACCAGACTGAAGCAGGCGACACTATTCAGTGGCAAGGCGCAACCACTGGCCGTCTGCCTCGAGACTTCCAGGCTTACCTGGATCGCACTGGCAAAAAACGTCTGGATTGCGTTGCTGAATAA
- the phoR gene encoding phosphate regulon sensor histidine kinase PhoR has translation MTSITKSYVLSRMLLLSGVGFCLGWLLGNAFLGLSVVLMTYCLWSVKELFRLLDWLHAAKDRNEEPPESKGLWGEIFDGIYRLQKHHGRARRRLSTVIDRIQSSTTALKDAVIMVDRHNNLEWWNLAAEELLGFKTPDDKGQPITNLLRDPRFVDYFEQGRYQKPLLIPSPLNDEYQIEVNVTVYGRGNRMIIVRDVTRLMQLEIMRKDFVANVSHELRTPLTVISGYLETLIDGLHDHDLPPVWSKAMNRMQEQSLRMQGLVQDLLTLSKLEAAEIDENSAVSLRPMLHAIVEDGKALSGESQHKIYLECPEDAELGGCAHELRSAFSNLVFNAVRYTPAGGKIYVRWWQDEDRGHLMVEDNGIGIDPIHIPRLTERFYRVDKSRSHATGGTGLGLAIVKHIMLRHGGRISISSHPGKGSKFVCHFPKKRLMILADE, from the coding sequence ATGACCAGTATTACCAAATCTTACGTCCTGAGCCGAATGCTGTTACTTTCCGGTGTCGGCTTCTGCCTTGGCTGGCTTCTGGGCAATGCCTTTCTTGGGCTCTCCGTCGTACTGATGACTTATTGCCTCTGGAGTGTCAAAGAGCTGTTCCGGTTGCTGGACTGGCTCCATGCAGCCAAAGACCGCAACGAAGAGCCGCCTGAAAGCAAAGGCTTATGGGGTGAGATATTCGATGGAATCTATCGCCTTCAGAAACACCATGGACGCGCCCGCCGTCGCCTTTCTACGGTTATAGACCGAATCCAGTCTTCGACTACCGCATTAAAAGATGCGGTGATTATGGTGGACCGCCATAACAACCTTGAATGGTGGAACCTTGCTGCGGAAGAGTTGTTAGGCTTCAAGACTCCCGACGACAAGGGACAACCCATCACGAACTTGCTGCGTGACCCACGTTTTGTGGATTATTTTGAGCAGGGGCGTTATCAGAAACCGCTGTTGATTCCCTCGCCACTCAATGATGAGTACCAGATTGAAGTCAATGTCACTGTGTATGGTCGTGGCAACCGCATGATTATTGTCCGCGATGTCACTCGCCTTATGCAGCTGGAAATCATGCGTAAGGACTTTGTGGCAAACGTTTCCCATGAGCTGAGAACCCCGTTGACGGTGATCTCCGGCTATCTGGAAACGTTGATTGACGGCCTGCACGACCATGACCTTCCACCGGTCTGGAGCAAGGCCATGAACCGTATGCAGGAGCAGTCACTGCGTATGCAGGGGTTGGTGCAGGACCTGTTGACGCTGTCTAAGCTGGAAGCCGCTGAAATCGATGAGAACAGCGCTGTCAGCCTGCGACCGATGCTGCACGCCATTGTTGAGGATGGCAAGGCATTAAGTGGGGAAAGCCAGCATAAGATTTATCTGGAATGCCCGGAGGATGCCGAGCTGGGGGGTTGCGCCCACGAGCTGCGCAGTGCGTTCTCGAACCTGGTGTTCAATGCGGTGCGCTATACCCCGGCAGGTGGCAAGATTTATGTGCGATGGTGGCAGGATGAAGATCGTGGTCATTTAATGGTGGAAGATAACGGTATTGGTATTGATCCAATCCATATTCCCCGATTAACCGAGCGTTTTTACCGGGTCGATAAGAGTCGTAGTCATGCAACCGGCGGAACCGGCCTGGGGCTGGCCATTGTAAAGCATATTATGCTTCGTCACGGAGGGCGGATCAGTATCAGCAGTCATCCGGGCAAGGGCAGTAAGTTTGTTTGCCATTTTCCTAAGAAACGGTTGATGATTTTAGCCGATGAATGA
- the phoB gene encoding phosphate regulon transcriptional regulator PhoB, with the protein MSGRTILIVDDEEPIREMVSVALEMAGYDCLEAADAKQAHAQVIDHKPDLVLLDWMLPDISGIEFARRLKRNELTSEIPIVMLTAKGEEDHKIQGLETGADDYIVKPFSPRELAARLKAVLRRAGGQDAQSPIIIKGLELDPVSHRVSINGNPAEMGPTEYRLLQFFLTHQERAYTRGQLLDQVWGGNVYVEERTVDVHIRRLRKALGSDYEGFVQTVRGTGYRFSVKV; encoded by the coding sequence ATGTCAGGAAGAACAATTCTCATCGTCGACGACGAAGAACCCATCAGGGAAATGGTCTCAGTCGCTCTGGAAATGGCGGGTTATGACTGTCTGGAAGCGGCTGACGCCAAACAGGCACACGCTCAGGTTATCGATCATAAGCCAGACCTTGTTTTGCTGGACTGGATGTTGCCCGATATCTCCGGCATTGAATTTGCGCGTCGTTTAAAACGCAATGAGCTGACCTCTGAGATACCCATTGTCATGCTGACCGCAAAAGGCGAGGAAGACCATAAAATTCAGGGGCTGGAAACGGGCGCAGACGACTATATCGTCAAACCCTTCTCACCACGGGAGCTGGCAGCACGCCTGAAAGCGGTACTGCGCCGTGCCGGTGGGCAGGACGCCCAGAGCCCGATTATTATTAAAGGCCTTGAGCTTGACCCTGTGAGCCATCGTGTCAGTATCAACGGCAACCCGGCAGAGATGGGTCCCACGGAATACCGTTTGTTGCAGTTTTTTCTAACGCACCAGGAACGGGCTTACACCCGCGGGCAGTTGCTGGACCAGGTCTGGGGAGGCAATGTGTACGTGGAAGAAAGAACCGTCGACGTGCATATTCGTCGGCTACGCAAGGCGCTGGGGTCAGACTATGAAGGCTTTGTGCAGACGGTTCGCGGTACGGGTTACCGATTCTCTGTAAAGGTTTAA
- the ubiA gene encoding 4-hydroxybenzoate octaprenyltransferase encodes MTYLKKLAGDSFNLQSFSARYPRIKDFAQLCRLDRPIGIYLLLWPTLWALWMAAEGLPSLKNLLIFIAGVVLMRSAGCVINDYADRHFDGRVKRTSNRPLVTGKIHEKEALIFFSLLVALSFVLVLLTNPLTIMLSLGGLALAAIYPFAKRFTHLPQVVLGAAFGWAIPMAYAAESGSISQIGWLLFLGNVFWTVGYDTQYAMVDRDDDVKIDIKSTAILFGDLDNIIIGLLQCLALATLVMVGIQAGLGLSFYCSLVVAAGLFVHQQLRTRNRERMSCFKAFLSNHWVGAVIFLGIAFSYV; translated from the coding sequence ATGACGTATCTTAAAAAGCTGGCGGGGGACTCTTTTAACCTTCAATCTTTTTCTGCCCGTTACCCCCGCATAAAGGATTTTGCCCAGCTGTGTCGGCTGGATCGCCCTATTGGCATCTACCTTTTGTTATGGCCCACCCTTTGGGCATTGTGGATGGCGGCAGAAGGTCTGCCAAGCCTGAAAAACCTGTTAATTTTTATTGCCGGAGTCGTCCTGATGCGCAGTGCCGGTTGTGTCATCAACGACTACGCTGACCGCCACTTTGACGGTCGTGTAAAAAGAACCAGTAACCGCCCCCTGGTAACGGGAAAAATCCATGAAAAAGAAGCTCTGATCTTTTTCTCGCTTCTGGTCGCCCTCTCTTTCGTTCTTGTACTGCTGACAAACCCTCTGACAATAATGCTTTCTCTGGGTGGACTTGCCCTTGCGGCTATTTATCCATTTGCCAAACGCTTTACTCATTTGCCCCAGGTGGTTCTGGGAGCCGCTTTTGGCTGGGCTATCCCCATGGCCTACGCGGCTGAGAGTGGAAGCATAAGCCAGATTGGCTGGCTATTGTTTCTTGGCAACGTGTTCTGGACGGTCGGTTACGATACCCAGTACGCCATGGTGGATCGTGATGATGATGTGAAAATTGATATTAAATCTACGGCTATTTTGTTTGGCGATCTGGACAACATCATTATCGGGCTTCTTCAATGCCTGGCGCTTGCTACATTGGTCATGGTCGGTATTCAGGCAGGTCTTGGCCTGAGTTTTTATTGTTCACTGGTGGTTGCCGCAGGCTTGTTTGTTCATCAGCAGTTACGGACGCGAAATCGGGAAAGGATGAGCTGCTTTAAAGCGTTTCTCAGTAATCACTGGGTAGGAGCCGTGATTTTCCTCGGCATTGCTTTCAGTTATGTTTAA
- a CDS encoding chorismate--pyruvate lyase family protein: protein MPFIDFAHQTWQPKPVLTDECMRNIPEPYRSWLLDSGSLTQRLKSTCARQFRVKVLRQEWGIPFRSELEFLGCSHEMASIREVLLMVDDQPAVFARSVLPASSLTGANRELLELGERPLGEFLFNQPSLKRGQIEIDELPACQFNPHLDRPYKEESAWGRRSQFFLNGKTISVCEVFLPEYDSKPM from the coding sequence ATGCCGTTTATAGATTTTGCTCACCAGACCTGGCAGCCCAAACCCGTGCTGACCGATGAGTGTATGAGGAATATTCCGGAACCCTACAGAAGTTGGCTGTTGGATTCCGGGTCACTGACCCAGCGCCTGAAGTCCACGTGTGCCAGACAATTCCGGGTCAAAGTACTGAGGCAGGAATGGGGTATTCCATTCCGTTCAGAGCTGGAGTTTCTGGGGTGCAGTCATGAAATGGCCAGCATTCGGGAAGTGTTATTGATGGTCGATGACCAACCTGCTGTTTTTGCCAGAAGTGTACTGCCTGCCAGCAGCCTGACCGGAGCCAATCGGGAATTACTGGAGCTGGGAGAGCGCCCGCTGGGGGAGTTTCTGTTTAACCAGCCGTCACTCAAGCGAGGTCAGATTGAGATTGATGAACTACCCGCCTGCCAGTTTAATCCACATTTAGATCGACCATATAAGGAAGAGAGCGCCTGGGGAAGACGATCGCAGTTTTTCCTGAATGGTAAAACCATTTCGGTTTGCGAAGTTTTTTTACCGGAATACGATTCGAAACCTATGTAA
- a CDS encoding NCS2 family permease, whose protein sequence is MAGATTFITMCYVIFVIPAILSDAGMNSGALFAATCLVAGLSSIFIGVYANWPVGLAPGMGLNAFFAYAVVQGMGYSWEQAMGAVFWGGIGFMLLSLLKVREWIIDSIPAGLRVGITSGIGLFLALIGLKSAGVVVASPGTIVTLGDITQFGPLMASLSLFLILGLSFRGIKASVLIAIGIVSLIALIAGDVSFTGIVATPPSIAPIVGKLDIMGALSPEMIGVIVAFMFVNLFDTTGTLIAVGDKAGLADENGKMANMNRALMTDGAASWMGAIMGTPTVTTYVESASGVAVGGRTGLTAVTVGALFLLCMFLSPLAGMVPAYATAGALVYVAVLMVGSLTRIDWDDLTEAGPVLITTIMMPLSFSIANGIALGFIAYPVIKVLAGRTSDVSISVWALAALFALKFVFFGI, encoded by the coding sequence ATGGCCGGTGCAACCACCTTCATCACCATGTGTTATGTGATCTTTGTTATTCCGGCTATTTTGTCAGATGCCGGTATGAATTCCGGTGCACTGTTTGCCGCAACCTGTCTGGTGGCAGGTCTCAGCAGCATCTTTATTGGTGTCTACGCGAACTGGCCGGTTGGCCTGGCTCCGGGCATGGGACTGAATGCTTTCTTCGCCTATGCCGTTGTTCAGGGCATGGGGTACAGCTGGGAACAGGCAATGGGTGCGGTGTTCTGGGGCGGTATTGGCTTTATGCTGTTAAGCCTGTTGAAAGTCCGTGAATGGATCATCGACAGCATTCCTGCCGGACTTCGGGTGGGTATCACCAGTGGTATCGGTCTGTTCCTGGCTCTGATTGGTCTTAAAAGTGCCGGAGTCGTGGTGGCCAGCCCCGGAACCATTGTTACCCTGGGGGATATCACTCAGTTTGGCCCGCTGATGGCGAGCCTGAGCCTGTTCCTGATTCTTGGTCTGTCTTTCCGTGGTATTAAAGCGTCGGTACTGATTGCTATTGGTATTGTCTCCCTGATTGCCCTGATCGCTGGTGACGTGTCCTTTACCGGCATTGTGGCTACACCACCCAGCATTGCTCCCATTGTTGGCAAGCTGGATATTATGGGTGCTCTGTCGCCTGAGATGATTGGTGTCATTGTTGCCTTCATGTTTGTAAACCTGTTCGACACCACCGGTACTTTGATCGCTGTGGGAGACAAAGCGGGCCTGGCTGACGAAAATGGCAAGATGGCCAACATGAATCGCGCCCTCATGACCGATGGGGCAGCGTCCTGGATGGGTGCCATTATGGGTACGCCAACCGTCACCACTTACGTTGAAAGCGCCTCTGGTGTGGCAGTCGGTGGCCGCACCGGTTTAACCGCTGTCACTGTAGGTGCATTGTTCCTGCTGTGCATGTTCCTGTCGCCCCTGGCTGGAATGGTGCCTGCCTATGCAACGGCGGGCGCACTGGTTTATGTCGCGGTTCTGATGGTAGGCAGCCTGACCCGCATCGACTGGGATGACCTGACCGAAGCCGGGCCGGTATTGATCACCACGATTATGATGCCCCTGAGCTTTTCTATCGCTAACGGCATTGCCCTTGGTTTTATTGCTTACCCGGTCATTAAGGTGCTGGCTGGCCGGACTTCTGATGTGAGCATTAGTGTCTGGGCTCTGGCTGCTCTGTTTGCACTGAAGTTTGTGTTTTTTGGTATCTGA
- a CDS encoding rubredoxin has product MKKWQCIVCGLIYDEAEGWPEDGIKPGTRWEDVPEDWLCPDCGAEKSDFEMLEMA; this is encoded by the coding sequence ATGAAAAAGTGGCAATGCATTGTCTGTGGGCTGATTTACGACGAAGCAGAAGGCTGGCCAGAAGACGGCATAAAACCAGGTACTCGCTGGGAAGATGTGCCGGAAGACTGGCTCTGTCCTGACTGTGGGGCTGAAAAGTCAGATTTTGAAATGCTGGAAATGGCCTGA
- a CDS encoding HU family DNA-binding protein produces MRKPDLVNAIADQADLTKDEAGKALNALIDVITKALKEEDTVSLVGFGTFLQRSRAARTGKNPQTGEAIQIAASNTVAFKPGKALKDAVND; encoded by the coding sequence ATGCGCAAACCAGATCTCGTTAATGCCATTGCCGATCAGGCAGACCTTACCAAAGACGAAGCCGGTAAGGCCCTGAACGCACTCATTGACGTTATTACCAAAGCACTCAAAGAAGAAGATACTGTGAGCCTTGTAGGCTTTGGTACTTTTCTGCAACGCAGTCGTGCAGCCAGGACAGGCAAGAACCCGCAAACCGGTGAAGCTATCCAGATCGCAGCCAGTAATACCGTTGCTTTTAAACCGGGAAAAGCATTGAAAGATGCGGTAAACGATTAA
- a CDS encoding transposase produces MRFHDLLDNAKCYEQLRQLRWPAGVYCPHCGSQNVIDGESIRLSLISSATSVRDASVTSMRRGKASMSGLLELLLS; encoded by the coding sequence ATGAGGTTTCACGATCTCCTCGATAATGCAAAATGTTACGAACAGTTGAGGCAGCTACGCTGGCCTGCTGGTGTGTACTGCCCGCATTGCGGTAGTCAGAACGTCATAGACGGGGAAAGCATAAGACTCAGCCTGATAAGCAGCGCTACGAGTGTAAGGGATGCCAGCGTGACTTCGATGAGACGAGGGAAAGCCTCTATGTCAGGGTTGCTGGAGTTGCTTTTAAGCTAA